In a single window of the Lebetimonas sp. JH292 genome:
- a CDS encoding DUF4010 domain-containing protein → MIPIDLLYFLIILSFSFLTGLELKTYKLSKQVQKPHFGSARTSTFIGILGFAFYKININLYILGYFSLTLLYAIHYYFKNQNLRTSILSFLVISLVYSFSGLLFTTKNIWSIAIIFVSIVFILNYKSHTKNIFSQINQNEIETFGKFILLSAVILPVLPKNPLPFIGISAFKIWLVVVIISAISYFSYIAQKFLFKNKSFLITGIFGGLYSSTATTVVLSKKAFSINAKDNVLSIINSSIILATSMMYLRLLVIAFIFNQNIFYKLLMPFLIFSLTGIIISFFLYKSNLNIEAPIDDRNPLELGTAFVFAILFVFMILITKFVTIHYGNLGLKILSFIVGFTDIDPFILSLITGKISININEIASAVIIAAGSNNILKALYSYIFSKKITFLASIFLIILGIITIIYGIII, encoded by the coding sequence ATGATTCCAATAGATTTATTATATTTTTTAATAATTCTGTCTTTTTCTTTTCTTACAGGACTTGAGCTTAAAACATATAAATTATCAAAACAGGTTCAAAAGCCCCATTTCGGCTCTGCCAGAACTTCCACTTTTATAGGAATTTTAGGCTTTGCTTTTTATAAAATTAATATAAATCTTTATATTTTAGGATATTTTTCTTTAACTCTCCTTTATGCGATTCATTATTATTTTAAAAACCAAAATTTAAGAACTTCAATTCTTTCTTTTTTGGTAATTTCACTTGTTTACTCTTTTTCAGGACTTTTATTTACTACCAAAAATATATGGTCTATAGCTATAATTTTTGTTTCAATTGTATTTATTTTAAATTATAAATCACACACCAAAAATATTTTTTCGCAAATAAATCAAAATGAAATAGAAACTTTTGGAAAATTCATTCTTTTAAGTGCGGTTATTTTACCTGTTTTACCAAAAAATCCTTTACCGTTTATTGGTATTTCAGCTTTTAAAATATGGCTTGTAGTTGTAATAATTTCTGCAATTTCATATTTCAGTTATATCGCACAGAAATTTCTTTTTAAAAACAAATCCTTTTTAATTACAGGTATTTTCGGAGGTCTTTATTCTTCCACCGCCACAACGGTGGTTCTTTCTAAAAAAGCTTTTAGTATTAATGCAAAAGACAATGTGCTGAGTATTATAAATTCATCCATTATTTTAGCAACTTCTATGATGTATTTAAGACTTTTAGTAATTGCTTTTATCTTTAATCAAAATATTTTTTATAAACTTTTAATGCCTTTTTTAATTTTTTCTTTAACTGGAATTATTATTTCTTTTTTTCTTTATAAATCAAATCTAAATATTGAAGCTCCTATTGATGATAGAAACCCTTTAGAACTTGGTACAGCTTTTGTGTTTGCAATTCTTTTTGTTTTTATGATTTTAATTACAAAGTTTGTAACAATCCATTATGGTAATTTGGGGCTAAAAATTCTTTCATTTATTGTGGGATTTACGGATATAGACCCGTTTATTTTATCGTTAATCACAGGCAAAATCTCCATTAATATAAATGAAATTGCAAGCGCAGTTATAATAGCGGCAGGAAGCAATAATATTTTAAAAGCTTTGTATTCATATATTTTTAGCAAAAAAATCACTTTTTTAGCAAGCATTTTTTTAATTATTTTAGGAATTATTACTATAATTTACGGTATTATAATTTAA
- a CDS encoding aldolase, whose amino-acid sequence MKKYIPADVPIGKKEEFLKNFLEITNNTGRLMLFAGDQKIEHLNNDFYGEGISQDDNNPEHLFKIAANAKIGVFATQFGLITRYANLYPDVPYLVKLNSKTNIIPYSAKDPYSKQMIDMKNVIELKNDMGVNIKGVGYTVYLGSEYEREMLSEAAKIVHDAHKNAMIAVLWMYPKGKFVKDEHDPHIIAGAAGVAACLGADFAKVKVPYKNGKFKPELLKEATSAAGNTGVLCEGGKKIDETEFLKELYAQIHIGGSRGNGTGRNIHQRPIDEAIKMANAIYAITCENKSVEDAIKILRRRK is encoded by the coding sequence ATGAAAAAATATATCCCGGCAGATGTGCCGATAGGTAAAAAAGAGGAATTTCTAAAAAATTTTTTAGAAATTACAAACAATACCGGAAGACTTATGCTTTTTGCAGGAGACCAGAAAATTGAACATTTGAATAATGATTTTTACGGCGAAGGAATATCGCAGGACGACAATAATCCAGAACATTTATTTAAAATAGCAGCAAACGCAAAAATAGGAGTTTTTGCCACTCAGTTCGGACTGATTACAAGATATGCAAATCTTTATCCTGATGTGCCTTATTTAGTAAAACTAAATTCAAAAACAAATATAATCCCCTATTCTGCAAAAGACCCGTATTCAAAACAGATGATTGATATGAAAAATGTGATTGAACTTAAAAACGATATGGGAGTTAATATAAAAGGTGTTGGATATACCGTTTATCTGGGAAGCGAATATGAAAGGGAAATGTTAAGCGAAGCGGCTAAAATAGTACATGATGCCCACAAAAACGCAATGATTGCTGTTTTATGGATGTATCCAAAAGGAAAATTTGTAAAAGACGAGCACGACCCTCATATAATAGCAGGGGCTGCAGGTGTAGCCGCATGTCTCGGGGCTGATTTTGCAAAAGTCAAAGTGCCTTACAAAAATGGAAAATTCAAACCTGAACTTTTAAAAGAAGCAACTTCTGCTGCAGGAAATACCGGAGTATTATGCGAAGGCGGTAAAAAAATAGACGAAACAGAATTTTTAAAAGAATTATATGCCCAAATTCATATAGGCGGTTCCAGGGGAAACGGGACAGGAAGAAATATACATCAAAGACCAATAGATGAAGCTATAAAAATGGCAAATGCAATTTATGCAATAACATGCGAAAACAAATCAGTAGAAGATGCAATAAAAATTTTAAGGAGAAGAAAATGA
- the ppsA gene encoding phosphoenolpyruvate synthase codes for MSEFIKWFSEIGIKDVDEVGGKNASLGEMYNHLTPLGVNVPNGFAVTASAYRHYLEKNNLNEPLAQLFKNFNPDNIDELKKVGKTARNLIMKAKIPEDLKKEILENYHKLQEQYGEDVSLAVRSSATAEDSPTASFAGQNETYLNIKGEDNLLWAYKMCIASNFTDRSISYKYTHDFDPLKVYLSVVIMKMVRSDLGSSGVMFSIDTETGFRDVVFINAAWGLGENVVQGTINPDSFFVHKPTFKKGKKAVLKRKLGEKEKMMVFSKTLETANLAEQFTKNLKTPIEKRRRFAISDEEVLKLADWAIKIEEHYSEVNNHYTPMDMEWAKDGIDEKLYMVQARPETVHSQEKATEFEIYKLLEKGKVLLTGNAVGEKIGAGKVCIMHSMAEADKFEKGDVLVAPTTSPDWEPVMKIASAIITETGGRTCHAAIVSRELGKPAIVGAKNATKILKDNQPVTVSCSEGEVGKVYDGILKFQVEKVDISKLPRPKTKIMMNLGNPELAFSLAKLPVDGIGLARMEFIITNYIKAHPMAIKHTELLSETERALIDELAFPFDGDAQDFFIKTLSEGVATLAASVYPKKCIVRMSDFKSNEYANLLGGRHFEPVEDNPMLGFRGAARYTHPNYKEGFELECLAMKRAICEMGFENIVLMIPFCRRIDEAKRVKEAMIQNGLGNVPIYMMCEIPNNVIQIDKFLEIYDGISIGTNDLTQLTLGVDRDSQIVAFDYDERDEGAKKMVKMAVDGAKRHNKYNGLCGQAPSDYPDFAEFLVNIGIESMSLNPDSVLKIIKDIAEMEQK; via the coding sequence ATGAGTGAATTTATAAAATGGTTCAGTGAAATTGGAATTAAAGATGTGGATGAAGTGGGAGGTAAAAACGCAAGTTTAGGTGAAATGTATAACCATCTGACACCTCTTGGTGTAAATGTCCCAAACGGATTTGCTGTAACTGCAAGCGCTTATAGACATTATTTAGAAAAAAATAATTTAAACGAGCCTTTAGCCCAGCTATTTAAAAATTTCAATCCTGACAATATTGATGAACTTAAAAAAGTGGGTAAAACTGCAAGAAATCTGATAATGAAAGCCAAAATTCCTGAAGATTTGAAAAAAGAGATTTTAGAAAATTACCACAAACTTCAAGAGCAATACGGAGAAGATGTAAGCTTAGCCGTAAGAAGCTCCGCCACTGCGGAAGATTCACCAACTGCTTCATTTGCCGGGCAAAATGAAACATATCTTAATATAAAAGGCGAAGATAATCTGCTTTGGGCATATAAAATGTGTATCGCTTCTAATTTTACAGACAGAAGTATAAGTTATAAATATACCCACGATTTCGACCCACTTAAAGTATATCTTTCAGTCGTTATTATGAAAATGGTAAGAAGTGACTTGGGAAGCAGCGGAGTAATGTTCAGTATTGATACAGAAACAGGATTTAGAGATGTTGTATTTATTAATGCTGCCTGGGGGCTTGGGGAAAATGTGGTCCAGGGAACTATAAATCCGGACAGCTTTTTTGTGCATAAACCGACTTTTAAAAAAGGGAAAAAGGCGGTTTTAAAAAGAAAATTAGGTGAAAAAGAAAAAATGATGGTGTTTAGCAAAACACTTGAAACTGCAAATCTGGCAGAACAGTTTACAAAAAACCTTAAAACACCTATAGAAAAAAGAAGAAGATTTGCTATTTCTGATGAAGAAGTACTTAAACTTGCAGACTGGGCTATAAAAATAGAAGAACATTATTCCGAAGTAAACAATCATTACACACCTATGGATATGGAATGGGCAAAAGACGGGATAGATGAAAAACTTTATATGGTTCAGGCAAGACCTGAAACAGTTCATTCCCAGGAAAAGGCGACAGAATTTGAAATATACAAACTGCTTGAAAAAGGTAAAGTGCTTCTGACAGGAAATGCCGTGGGAGAAAAAATAGGAGCTGGGAAAGTATGTATTATGCATTCAATGGCAGAGGCCGATAAATTTGAAAAAGGGGATGTTTTAGTAGCACCTACAACAAGCCCAGACTGGGAACCTGTTATGAAAATAGCAAGTGCAATTATCACAGAAACAGGAGGGAGAACTTGCCACGCTGCAATTGTGAGTCGTGAGCTTGGAAAACCTGCAATCGTAGGGGCAAAAAATGCGACTAAAATATTAAAAGACAACCAACCGGTAACAGTCAGCTGCTCTGAAGGGGAAGTTGGAAAAGTATATGATGGAATACTTAAATTTCAAGTGGAAAAAGTTGATATTTCAAAGCTTCCTCGTCCAAAAACAAAAATTATGATGAATTTAGGAAATCCGGAACTGGCATTTTCACTTGCCAAACTTCCTGTTGACGGAATAGGACTAGCCAGAATGGAATTTATTATTACAAATTACATAAAAGCACACCCTATGGCGATCAAACATACGGAATTACTCAGTGAAACCGAAAGAGCTTTAATTGATGAACTTGCCTTTCCTTTTGACGGAGATGCCCAGGACTTCTTTATAAAAACATTAAGTGAGGGTGTGGCGACTCTTGCAGCAAGCGTTTATCCTAAAAAATGTATTGTCAGAATGAGCGATTTTAAATCAAATGAATATGCTAATCTGTTAGGGGGAAGGCATTTTGAACCTGTAGAAGACAATCCAATGCTCGGATTCCGCGGGGCCGCCAGATATACGCATCCGAATTATAAAGAAGGGTTTGAGCTTGAATGTCTTGCTATGAAAAGGGCAATCTGTGAGATGGGATTTGAAAACATTGTTTTAATGATACCGTTTTGCAGAAGAATCGATGAGGCAAAAAGGGTAAAAGAGGCAATGATTCAAAACGGTTTGGGTAATGTGCCTATTTATATGATGTGTGAAATACCAAACAATGTAATCCAGATAGATAAATTCCTTGAAATTTACGACGGAATAAGTATTGGAACAAACGATTTAACACAGTTAACTTTAGGGGTTGACAGAGATTCTCAAATAGTTGCTTTCGATTATGATGAAAGGGACGAGGGTGCAAAAAAGATGGTCAAAATGGCGGTTGACGGAGCAAAAAGACACAACAAATATAACGGCCTTTGCGGTCAGGCACCAAGCGATTACCCTGATTTTGCAGAATTTTTAGTCAATATCGGAATTGAAAGTATGAGTTTAAACCCGGATAGCGTATTGAAAATTATAAAAGATATCGCTGAAATGGAGCAAAAATGA
- a CDS encoding MBL fold metallo-hydrolase RNA specificity domain-containing protein — translation MILKKQAYEESHGAAKIVTGSMHILDTVKSRVLIDAGMFQGHDEYKNFEPLGFNPKEIDALFLTHAHLDHVGRIPLLYKYGFKGEVFAHPATFDIAKIVLLDAAKLQEEDYETKFKKAQRKGKEKLIRKPLYTVDEVKSIFKKMKKRKIEYNKSFKYKNLKVKYKDAGHILGSSFIEFTFEEFGLKKRVVFSGDLGNKNNNILPPLEKPTYADALFIESTYGDRLHKSFEESKTEFKKAVIQTLMNGGNVLIPTFAIERAQQILCLLKEMSDEKSLPKDAKVFLDSPMADKVTSVYKKWHKLLKKSCQKYKNHPFEFKQLRFVKDVEESKKINDIERGCVILAGSGMCNGGRILHHFKHRIWNPRNAVIFVGYQAVGTLGRDMIDGARSIRIYHEDIIVRSKLYTINGFSAHADQGELIEWMREFKTLEKIFLIHGEYDKQVIFRSVILNEMNKKAHIVEEGEKIYL, via the coding sequence ATGATACTAAAAAAACAAGCTTACGAAGAATCTCATGGTGCAGCAAAAATAGTAACAGGTTCTATGCATATCTTAGATACTGTAAAAAGCAGGGTTTTGATAGATGCAGGTATGTTTCAGGGACATGATGAATATAAAAATTTCGAACCTTTAGGATTTAATCCTAAAGAAATTGACGCTTTATTTTTAACACATGCCCACTTAGACCATGTGGGAAGAATTCCTCTTCTTTACAAATACGGATTTAAAGGAGAGGTTTTTGCACACCCGGCTACATTTGACATAGCAAAAATTGTTTTACTTGATGCTGCAAAACTTCAGGAAGAGGATTACGAAACAAAATTTAAAAAAGCCCAGAGAAAAGGTAAAGAAAAATTAATTAGAAAACCTCTTTACACCGTTGATGAAGTAAAATCTATTTTTAAAAAAATGAAAAAAAGAAAAATAGAATATAATAAAAGTTTTAAATATAAAAATTTAAAAGTAAAATATAAAGATGCCGGACATATACTGGGAAGTAGTTTTATTGAATTTACTTTTGAAGAATTCGGACTTAAAAAAAGAGTAGTTTTCAGCGGGGATTTGGGAAACAAAAACAACAATATTTTACCTCCTCTTGAAAAACCGACATATGCAGACGCCCTGTTTATTGAATCAACTTACGGAGACAGACTTCATAAGAGTTTTGAAGAGAGCAAAACGGAATTCAAAAAAGCGGTTATTCAAACACTTATGAACGGCGGAAATGTATTAATTCCGACATTTGCAATAGAAAGGGCCCAGCAGATTTTATGCCTGCTTAAAGAAATGAGCGATGAAAAATCTCTTCCAAAAGATGCAAAAGTGTTTCTTGATTCTCCAATGGCGGATAAAGTAACCTCTGTTTATAAAAAATGGCATAAATTACTTAAAAAAAGCTGCCAAAAATATAAAAACCATCCATTTGAATTTAAACAGCTGCGTTTTGTAAAAGATGTGGAAGAGTCAAAAAAAATTAATGATATTGAAAGAGGCTGTGTAATTTTGGCCGGAAGCGGTATGTGCAACGGAGGAAGAATACTTCATCATTTCAAACACAGAATCTGGAATCCGAGAAACGCTGTTATTTTTGTAGGTTACCAGGCGGTAGGAACACTCGGGAGAGATATGATAGACGGGGCAAGAAGTATTAGAATTTATCATGAAGATATTATTGTCAGAAGCAAACTTTATACGATTAACGGTTTTTCGGCCCATGCAGACCAGGGAGAATTAATTGAATGGATGAGGGAATTTAAAACACTTGAAAAAATATTTTTGATTCACGGGGAATATGACAAACAGGTAATTTTCCGCTCTGTCATTTTAAATGAAATGAATAAAAAAGCCCATATTGTAGAAGAAGGGGAAAAAATATATTTATGA
- a CDS encoding amino acid permease, whose product MFYFAELITIAAVTKSFGEYGARLFGHSSTSPPIINMFFAVGLTFFAYQGFSVITNTIEDMKNSKKNILRAMLLSILIVMILYVTISITVLGNLPLKEVIIMR is encoded by the coding sequence ATGTTTTATTTTGCCGAGCTTATCACTATTGCAGCAGTTACTAAGAGTTTTGGAGAATATGGAGCAAGGCTTTTTGGACATTCTTCAACTTCTCCTCCAATTATTAATATGTTTTTTGCTGTAGGGCTTACTTTCTTTGCTTATCAAGGTTTTAGCGTTATTACAAATACTATTGAAGATATGAAAAATTCCAAAAAAAATATCCTAAGAGCAATGCTTTTATCAATTTTAATTGTAATGATTTTATATGTGACAATTAGTATTACCGTTTTAGGAAATTTACCTTTAAAAGAAGTTATAATTATGCGTTAG
- a CDS encoding arsenic transporter, with product MILAVSIFLITLIFIIWQPKGIQIGTTAVIGAVVSLILGVVSFEDIIEVIKIVWDATLAFIGIVILSMVLDKLGFFEYMAIKIAKLSRGNGNLMFINSMLLGSVVSAFFANDGAALILTPILLSKLKMLKLNLKTITAFLLAGGFISDSASLPFVFSNLTNIVTADFFHIGFFEYFKNMFFPFIVSTIASTFILWLFLRKNIPNKIDIDLLPPAKSVIKDEKLFIFSFFFLALLLIGYFIGDFYHIPVSVFALGGALIFLIISHKKVVDAKEIILTAPWQIVWFSIGLYIVVYGLKNAGLTDYLSIILKHLLEINKNLAIIATGFISAFLSAVMNNLPTIMIMDISLKHIGNEAMIYANIIGSNLGPKMTPFGSLATLLWLHVLEKKGVKITFKEYTKFGLIITPPVLLIVLLILI from the coding sequence ATGATTTTGGCAGTTTCAATTTTTTTGATTACCCTAATTTTTATTATATGGCAGCCAAAAGGTATTCAAATAGGTACAACTGCAGTGATTGGAGCTGTCGTTTCACTTATATTAGGAGTTGTAAGTTTTGAAGATATTATTGAAGTTATAAAAATAGTCTGGGATGCGACACTTGCTTTTATAGGAATTGTTATTCTTTCAATGGTTTTAGATAAATTAGGATTTTTTGAATATATGGCGATAAAAATAGCAAAACTTTCACGCGGAAACGGTAATTTAATGTTTATAAATTCTATGCTACTTGGGAGCGTAGTTTCTGCATTTTTTGCAAATGACGGAGCTGCACTTATTTTAACCCCTATTTTACTTTCGAAACTAAAAATGTTAAAACTAAATTTAAAAACAATAACTGCATTTTTACTCGCAGGCGGATTTATAAGTGATAGTGCATCACTTCCTTTTGTATTTTCAAACCTTACAAACATAGTAACAGCAGATTTTTTTCATATAGGATTTTTTGAATATTTTAAAAATATGTTTTTTCCTTTCATTGTAAGTACAATTGCATCAACTTTTATTTTATGGCTGTTTTTAAGAAAAAATATTCCAAATAAAATTGATATAGATTTACTGCCACCTGCAAAAAGTGTAATTAAAGATGAAAAACTATTTATTTTTTCTTTTTTCTTTTTAGCATTACTTTTAATAGGATATTTTATTGGAGATTTTTATCATATTCCTGTATCTGTTTTTGCTCTTGGAGGTGCTTTAATTTTCTTAATTATATCTCATAAAAAAGTTGTAGATGCAAAAGAAATCATTCTAACAGCTCCCTGGCAGATAGTATGGTTTAGTATTGGGCTTTATATTGTGGTATATGGACTAAAAAATGCAGGACTGACAGATTATTTAAGTATAATTTTAAAACATCTGCTTGAAATAAATAAAAATTTAGCAATTATTGCAACAGGATTTATATCTGCTTTTTTAAGCGCAGTTATGAATAATTTGCCGACCATTATGATTATGGATATTTCATTAAAGCATATAGGAAATGAAGCTATGATTTATGCAAATATTATCGGTTCAAACCTTGGACCTAAAATGACACCTTTTGGTTCTTTAGCAACACTTCTTTGGCTGCATGTATTAGAAAAAAAAGGTGTAAAAATTACATTTAAAGAATATACAAAATTTGGACTTATTATTACACCGCCTGTTCTTTTAATTGTGCTTTTAATATTAATATAA
- a CDS encoding aldo/keto reductase — translation MEYRYIGKSGLRVSVLSLGTMTFGSMSDKKEAFRILDKAYDSGINFIDTAELYPVPPEEKYAGETEKIIGEWLKTKQRDSIMIASKVAGAASGWYIPPIRHGLTAMDRFHIKRAVEGSLKRLGSDYIDLYQQHWPDTVVPIEETMRAFDELVKEGKVRYIGTSNDTAYGLTKANTVAKYEGLARFESVQNNFSVLNPRFFDELEYVCRKEQVSLLPYSPIAGGILSGKYNSPYIPEDSRFMMYLNYPNSRVRNHAKRFYNEKTLKATEKFLEIAKKYNIHPVTLAVAYSKHFDFVASTIIGARTLEQLEPSLKAAEIKLNREILKDIKKIQEVIPYPMG, via the coding sequence TTGGAATACAGATACATAGGAAAAAGTGGACTCAGAGTCAGTGTTCTAAGTTTAGGAACAATGACATTTGGAAGTATGAGCGATAAAAAAGAGGCTTTTAGAATCTTAGATAAAGCATATGACAGCGGTATAAACTTTATAGACACTGCCGAGCTTTACCCTGTACCTCCTGAAGAAAAATATGCGGGAGAGACTGAAAAAATAATAGGGGAGTGGCTAAAAACAAAACAAAGAGATAGCATTATGATAGCCAGTAAAGTTGCAGGGGCGGCAAGCGGGTGGTATATTCCCCCAATCCGTCACGGTTTAACCGCAATGGACAGGTTTCATATAAAAAGGGCGGTTGAAGGAAGTTTAAAAAGGCTTGGGAGCGATTATATAGACCTTTATCAACAGCACTGGCCTGATACTGTGGTTCCAATTGAAGAGACAATGAGGGCTTTTGATGAATTAGTGAAAGAGGGAAAAGTAAGATATATTGGAACTTCCAATGACACTGCATATGGACTTACAAAAGCAAACACTGTTGCAAAATATGAAGGACTTGCAAGGTTTGAGAGTGTTCAAAATAATTTCAGCGTGCTAAATCCCAGATTTTTTGACGAGCTTGAATATGTTTGCAGAAAAGAGCAGGTTTCACTTCTTCCGTATTCTCCGATAGCCGGGGGAATTTTAAGCGGAAAATATAACAGCCCTTATATTCCAGAAGATTCAAGGTTTATGATGTATCTGAATTATCCAAACAGCCGTGTCAGAAACCATGCAAAAAGATTTTATAATGAAAAAACCCTAAAAGCGACTGAGAAGTTTTTAGAAATTGCTAAAAAATACAATATTCATCCTGTCACTCTGGCAGTAGCTTATTCAAAACATTTTGATTTTGTGGCTTCTACAATTATTGGAGCAAGAACTCTTGAACAGCTTGAACCATCACTTAAAGCTGCTGAAATTAAACTAAACAGAGAAATTTTAAAAGATATTAAAAAAATACAAGAAGTAATTCCATATCCTATGGGGTGA